A window of Thermodesulfobacteriota bacterium contains these coding sequences:
- a CDS encoding PaaI family thioesterase, with translation MKDDDREYLPHSTGCFLCGEENASGVRARFFVEGDEVRGRVAIPRHMNGYKNVAHGGILAALLDETMGWAATVFGKRHPMYVTAELTVRYLSPVPVGEEIFIRSRLIEDAGRLAYCEGELLHGGKARVRAKGKFSPMGREETAGVLPFLRFHDCRKYKTMFDAYR, from the coding sequence GTGAAGGACGACGATCGGGAATACCTCCCGCACTCCACCGGCTGCTTCCTCTGCGGGGAGGAGAACGCATCGGGGGTCCGGGCCCGCTTCTTCGTGGAAGGGGACGAGGTCCGGGGGCGGGTGGCGATCCCCCGCCACATGAACGGATATAAAAACGTCGCGCACGGCGGGATCCTTGCGGCGCTGCTCGACGAGACGATGGGTTGGGCCGCCACCGTGTTCGGGAAGCGCCACCCGATGTACGTGACGGCGGAGCTCACCGTGCGGTACCTTTCCCCGGTGCCGGTGGGGGAGGAGATCTTCATCCGCAGCAGACTGATCGAGGATGCGGGGCGGCTGGCCTACTGCGAGGGGGAGCTCCTCCACGGAGGGAAGGCGCGCGTCCGCGCGAAGGGGAAATTCTCGCCGATGGGGCGCGAGGAGACGGCGGGCGTGCTGCCGTTCCTCA